The Bremerella cremea genome window below encodes:
- a CDS encoding fructose bisphosphate aldolase — MNEEQLKKMKSNPGFVAALDQSGGSTPHALELYGVAADAWSNEEEMFDLVHQMRTRVITSPGFTGERILGAILFEGTMNREIEGQPTADYLWGVKNVVPFLKVDKGLKPEEDGVQMMKPMPQLAELLQRANAKNIFGTKMRSVIKQASESGITAIVDQQFEVGEQIIAAGLVPIIEPEVDIHCPEKAKAEDLLKAAISAKLAALDEGKLVMLKLTLPEKADLYADFVKHPAVVRVVALSGGYSQEEADVKLRANHGVVASFSRALLEGLSAKQTDEEFNAMLDASIQKIYDASIT, encoded by the coding sequence ATGAACGAAGAGCAACTGAAGAAGATGAAGTCGAATCCAGGCTTCGTCGCTGCCCTGGACCAAAGTGGAGGTAGCACGCCGCACGCTTTGGAATTGTATGGGGTTGCTGCGGATGCTTGGTCGAACGAAGAAGAGATGTTCGACCTGGTGCATCAGATGCGTACCCGCGTGATCACCAGCCCTGGCTTCACCGGCGAGAGGATTCTCGGCGCGATCTTGTTCGAAGGAACGATGAATCGTGAAATTGAAGGTCAGCCGACCGCCGATTACTTGTGGGGCGTGAAAAATGTGGTTCCTTTCCTGAAAGTGGACAAGGGCCTGAAACCAGAAGAGGACGGCGTGCAAATGATGAAGCCGATGCCTCAACTGGCCGAACTGCTACAGCGGGCCAACGCCAAGAACATCTTCGGTACGAAGATGCGCTCGGTGATAAAACAGGCCAGCGAGAGCGGAATCACTGCCATTGTTGATCAGCAGTTCGAGGTGGGCGAGCAGATCATCGCCGCCGGCCTGGTGCCGATCATCGAGCCGGAAGTTGACATCCATTGCCCTGAGAAAGCGAAAGCGGAAGACCTGCTCAAAGCGGCAATCTCCGCCAAGCTCGCTGCCCTGGATGAAGGCAAATTGGTGATGCTGAAGCTTACCCTGCCCGAAAAGGCCGACCTGTACGCCGATTTCGTTAAGCACCCGGCGGTTGTGCGGGTAGTGGCCTTATCAGGCGGTTACTCGCAGGAAGAAGCCGATGTGAAACTGCGTGCCAACCATGGCGTGGTCGCTAGTTTCTCGCGAGCCTTGCTCGAAGGGCTTTCGGCCAAGCAGACCGATGAAGAGTTCAACGCGATGCTTGATGCTTCGATCCAAAAGATCTACGACGCGTCGATCACGTAA
- a CDS encoding YcjF family protein, translating into MPQPWKNQGLGLVVLLVLVGAGLIYVPSWVASIIREGNELGPVGKWVYFSIVGIGSILVLGTFGYLLWTLYVAKLRKEKRREIRNRSPHELSSDERRNELEENLRNISDLQGEMFDGDFRDQVDPMIDRIEAKLEGGHLEIIAFGTISSGKSSLLNALAGRDTFSTDIVGGTTVRRNQVEWPGNNNVQLIDTPGLGEVDGALHQEIATDSAQDADIVLLVVDGPLRHSEFQLLELLAKMDKRVLICLNKEDWFTDSDKAKLLQQITQQTKDFIEPEDILSVRSRMTKRRRIRVLPDGQEIDEEVDVPLSIEPLARRMMQVIKKDGTDLLLANLLMQSRGLVEKARKEVEASIDRQANQLINRYMWAAGGTGALTSPLPVVDIAAGVAISTKMVVDLAKIYRQDVDLDVAVSLLGQLGKQLLGFLGVQLAAPIITMAVASLLKSVPGLGTITGGALQGIVMALVTRWIGNVFMVYFKHGMQEPEGGLAALARREWANVTDTQYLRKLVQEARQRYAERK; encoded by the coding sequence ATGCCCCAGCCGTGGAAAAACCAGGGACTTGGTCTGGTCGTGCTACTCGTTCTGGTGGGCGCAGGGCTGATTTACGTCCCGAGTTGGGTCGCCAGTATCATTCGCGAAGGAAACGAACTTGGCCCGGTAGGCAAATGGGTCTATTTCAGCATTGTCGGGATTGGCTCGATTTTGGTTCTGGGAACCTTCGGGTACCTTCTCTGGACGCTTTACGTAGCTAAGCTCCGCAAGGAGAAGCGACGAGAAATTCGTAACCGTAGCCCGCACGAGCTCTCCTCAGACGAACGACGTAACGAACTGGAAGAGAACCTCCGCAATATCTCGGACCTGCAAGGCGAGATGTTTGATGGTGATTTCCGCGATCAGGTCGATCCCATGATCGATCGGATCGAGGCGAAGCTCGAAGGTGGCCATCTCGAAATCATCGCTTTTGGCACCATCAGCAGCGGCAAGTCGTCGCTTCTAAACGCCCTCGCTGGCCGTGATACATTCAGCACCGACATCGTCGGGGGCACGACCGTACGCCGCAATCAGGTCGAGTGGCCAGGCAACAACAACGTTCAATTGATCGACACGCCAGGGCTGGGGGAAGTCGATGGCGCCCTGCACCAGGAAATCGCCACCGACTCGGCCCAAGATGCCGACATCGTGCTGCTGGTTGTCGATGGTCCGCTGCGACATAGCGAGTTCCAACTGCTGGAACTTCTAGCCAAGATGGACAAACGAGTTTTAATTTGCCTCAACAAAGAAGACTGGTTCACCGATAGCGACAAAGCTAAGCTTTTGCAGCAGATTACCCAGCAAACAAAAGACTTCATTGAGCCGGAAGATATCCTCTCGGTGCGTTCTCGTATGACCAAGCGTCGTCGCATTCGTGTGCTTCCCGATGGCCAGGAAATCGACGAGGAAGTCGACGTCCCCCTCAGTATCGAACCGCTGGCCCGACGCATGATGCAAGTCATCAAAAAGGACGGCACCGATCTGCTGCTGGCCAACTTGCTAATGCAATCGCGTGGCCTGGTTGAAAAGGCCCGTAAAGAGGTCGAAGCTTCGATCGATCGCCAGGCCAACCAATTGATCAACCGTTATATGTGGGCTGCCGGCGGCACCGGTGCGTTGACCAGCCCCCTACCGGTGGTCGACATTGCCGCTGGCGTGGCCATTTCCACGAAAATGGTCGTCGACCTGGCGAAGATCTATCGCCAAGATGTCGATCTTGATGTGGCGGTGAGCCTATTGGGGCAATTAGGGAAGCAACTGCTGGGCTTCCTTGGGGTTCAACTGGCCGCCCCGATCATTACCATGGCGGTTGCCTCGCTGCTGAAAAGTGTCCCGGGCCTGGGTACGATCACCGGCGGGGCCCTGCAAGGCATTGTGATGGCGCTGGTCACCCGTTGGATCGGAAACGTCTTCATGGTCTACTTCAAACACGGAATGCAGGAACCGGAAGGTGGTTTAGCCGCCCTCGCCCGCCGCGAGTGGGCGAACGTTACCGATACCCAGTACCTGCGAAAATTGGTTCAAGAAGCCCGACAACGCTATGCCGAACGAAAGTAA
- a CDS encoding YcjF family protein, producing MPNESNAPSDHDSDLPNSSSTPEVASEEAVLGTIESSEKSDISDDRRYLEALQSVRHTLDRFRGCSEQEKELLRHDLSQLQTMETKLTNGRVEIVVFGEISTGKSALINALVGKAVTQVDIQGGWTKEIWHVAWEGAGYRLPGLANSEVVLIDTPGINEVGGADRGEMAQDTARQADVILFVIDSDLNETEYSALVALASVNKPIIVVLNKVDLYSKKERERLDEILAQRLEGIVPLESIVETAAQPKEVEYIIQQTDGTERSEWRTPPPKVEDLKLRLLEVLEEDGLGLLALNAAMYAADKSDRVASLKVKIRDRRANQTIWSFAVAKAVAVGANPAAFFDVLGGSAVDLAMLRALAHIYGIDMTWSNVEKLATSILQAAGWTITAELGTHALSSLVKAATLGWGTVLTALPQGAAAGYGSYIVGKAAKYYFEHGASWGDEGPKTVVKRILAETDKKSVLQDLKQEIQKKLHLNRHSEEK from the coding sequence ATGCCGAACGAAAGTAACGCCCCGAGCGATCACGATTCCGATCTGCCGAATAGCAGTTCCACGCCCGAAGTAGCGAGCGAGGAAGCTGTTTTGGGCACGATTGAATCGAGCGAAAAGTCGGACATCTCCGACGATCGCCGCTATCTCGAAGCGTTGCAATCGGTCCGCCATACGCTCGATCGCTTCCGTGGTTGCAGCGAGCAGGAAAAGGAACTGCTGCGGCACGACCTGAGCCAACTGCAAACCATGGAAACCAAGCTGACCAATGGCCGGGTCGAGATTGTCGTTTTCGGTGAAATCAGCACCGGCAAGTCGGCCTTGATTAACGCTTTGGTCGGCAAAGCAGTCACCCAAGTCGATATTCAAGGTGGCTGGACTAAGGAAATCTGGCATGTTGCCTGGGAAGGGGCTGGCTACCGTCTTCCTGGCTTAGCCAACAGCGAAGTCGTTCTCATCGATACGCCAGGCATCAACGAAGTGGGCGGAGCCGATCGTGGAGAAATGGCACAAGATACGGCCCGCCAAGCCGACGTGATTTTGTTTGTCATCGATTCCGACCTGAACGAGACAGAATACTCGGCCTTGGTCGCATTAGCTTCGGTTAACAAGCCGATTATTGTGGTGCTGAACAAAGTCGATCTTTACTCAAAGAAAGAACGAGAACGCCTCGACGAGATTTTAGCCCAACGTCTGGAAGGCATTGTCCCGCTAGAAAGCATTGTTGAAACGGCTGCCCAGCCGAAGGAAGTCGAGTACATCATCCAGCAAACCGACGGTACCGAGCGGAGCGAATGGCGCACACCACCTCCTAAGGTCGAAGACCTAAAACTGCGGCTACTGGAAGTGCTGGAAGAAGACGGCCTCGGTCTATTGGCCTTGAATGCGGCCATGTATGCCGCCGATAAATCAGACCGAGTTGCTTCTCTGAAAGTGAAAATCCGCGATCGCCGGGCGAATCAAACGATCTGGAGTTTCGCAGTTGCCAAAGCGGTTGCTGTGGGCGCGAACCCGGCCGCGTTCTTCGATGTGCTTGGCGGAAGTGCTGTCGACCTGGCGATGCTACGTGCCCTGGCGCACATCTACGGCATCGACATGACTTGGTCGAACGTCGAGAAGCTGGCCACCAGCATTCTGCAAGCGGCTGGCTGGACCATTACGGCGGAACTCGGCACGCATGCCCTTAGTTCCCTTGTTAAAGCCGCGACCCTGGGCTGGGGAACCGTGCTCACCGCGTTACCGCAAGGAGCCGCCGCTGGCTATGGTTCCTATATCGTCGGTAAAGCGGCCAAGTATTACTTTGAACATGGCGCCAGTTGGGGAGACGAAGGCCCCAAGACCGTCGTCAAACGAATCCTTGCCGAAACCGATAAGAAGTCGGTGCTGCAAGATCTAAAGCAAGAGATCCAAAAGAAGCTGCACCTCAATCGCCACTCGGAAGAAAAGTAA